GCTCCTCCCAGCTCAAAGATGGCAGCCACGGGACAGAGATGAGCGACGACACAAATTTAGGAGTTTTGTCATGAAATCGCATTGGGGTGTGCAGCTGTTACATGCATGGTTTTGACATGACAGTGATATAATTTTTCACTCCCAATGTGTCGTCTTACGAAGACAATTAAAGGGTTCAGAAATATCATGTTTTCCTGTGGGCGAAGCTAGCAAGCAACGGTTAGCAAATAAATGAACTTGTCTCTTCTGCcacacaaaaagaaagcagctgcTCTGCGTACGGTGCATTAACATCTTACAAGGCGAGTAACGCTAACAGTGTGTATGATATCAAAGGTGCAAAAATCCAATGTGTAGAAAATTTAGTGTCGTTAATTTAGCTAAAATACTGGTAGTGCTTGTATTATATCTGTCGTGAACCTCAGTTCGATCTTTTTGTTCTACGGTGAGATTTACGTATTTAACAAAAGTATAAATCTGGTAGTATAATTATAATTACACACAAGCAGGGTAGCATTTTAGTAAGAGGCTAGAATCACAGCTGTCCAGATTATGAATAATGGGACCGGTCGGTGGTACATTATGTTCGTGTACGCCAACACATTTCTTTACAAGGACTGACTCCTGGTCAGCTGTTCTCAATTTTATTCTACCCTGCATAAATATTGATCAGCTGGAGACTTGCTTTACTACACATCCTGATACTCTGGAGCAAAACGAGACACGCATGTGCATCATTGTAAACCCAGATGCTGATATTATCTCTGTTCTTTCCCACCAGTTCAGTTTCATCATGGCCATCACTCAGTTCCGTCTCTTCAAGATCTGCACATGTCTAGCCagcttgctttctttctttaaaaggTTGATATGCAGGTGAGCACAACTGAACGCTTCACGGATGCCATGTCCAGTACCCCGATAAACGCTCTTCCCTTTATGGAAGTCTTGCCAATGTCACTCTGCTTTCtttatttgaaaacataaatacatgaaaaaaatgttaactttaTACCCTTTAGAAAGTGACAGGATCTTCTGGTGAAATGTGCATTTATCTGATCCACAACTAAATCTCTCTTCATTCGTTTAAAGAACATTAAATTGGCAACATTTTTAACCATGGTTGGCAGAACAATCTCTTCACACTGAGGACATCTGACCTTAGCGCTTGATAACAATGTCCTATCAGTTGTTGcttttgaaaatattgatttagtTCCTCTTGACATTTTATCTTATTGTGTTACTCTGCAGGACTGGAAGGGGGCGTAAGCTCAGTGGTGATCAAATAACTCTCCCAACAACAGTggatttttcatcatcagtgcCAAAGCAGGTCAGTAATACATCAAGGAACAGCACGAGCCCTGACAAATTCAGAGCCTTGCCATCAGTATTTGGAAAGGAAAACTGATGTAACTACTGGACAAACTTTCTAATTTTGCATATATTTGCTTATACTCATAAACTCCTACACAGACTCCTGCTCTTGAATTCCACTGACAAATTTGGCTTCAAATTGAATTTTATGTTCTAGTCTGCGCAGCCAGAGATTGAAGAATGGAGCTCGTGGGATGAAGAGGCTCCTACAAGTATTAAGATTGAAGGTGGCAACGGAAACGTTTCCCCTCCACCCAACGATGTCGATGAAGAGCCTGACTACTTCAAAGACATGGCTCCCACCATCAGGAAAACACAGAAGGTATGTCCACAGGAAGGGCAGCTCATCCATATTGTATTGCAGCTtcaattatattaattatttagttaAAAGAATACTTaggcattttgaaaatgtcttttgttttttttttttgtttttttttgtttttttagcaaaGGTCATATAAATTTAATCTCTGTGCATTCAATAACGACATAGCTCCATGATGCGTTTGCCCTAGCCTTTCACAAAGACAGGTTAAGCGTAATACTGTAGCAGCTCAGGGTTTCCGGGATGAAATTCTGTAGCCAAGCTGGTAAACCACCTGACACATGTTGTCTTGTGATCACTTTAGTTAATAGGTGACAGCATAAACAAAAGTGCTCTCTAAaggtaaatgtattttttttcataaaagtgTACTTATTTTTATGCTGTTGGGAGAGTTGGTCTTTGTGTCAGGTGAGGTAGCCCATCTCTGCTCTCAAACATGACAAGAAACCTTGCAACTCTGTACGCTCTGTATCTTACTAGCTGGCAAGCCTGTCACCTCTATATCCATGATTCAGATGGATTTTCTTTTGACTTAAGAAAGTATTCAAAGCCGGGAAGTTAACCATGTGGACAGAAGCTCTGAGATACTGTGTTCAGCCACTGCTTCCAGTTGTTGGTCATGGAAAGCTGCAGTATATAAGCTAACCACTTGttcagatagatagatagataggtagattACTTTATTGATCCCAAAGGGAAAACACAGCGTCATTTTCTATTCCTAGAtatgttacagtaaatacaaacacacactaagaTGTGTAAACAAGTTTTTTTGACTTGTTGTAAGGCATCTTTGACAGAGCAACaacctctctcctttttttgtgcAGAAATAGACAAAGCACGCCTCTGATCAACCACTGTAGTGGACATGCAACGATGAAATAAATTTCAACCCACACATGTACGTCTCGATAATctagaaaatgataaaatttcCCAAATTGGTGGtcattcctttttaataaaatcaataaacaggTAAATGGTAAACTAAAATGATGCCTGCTAGGATAGATTATATAATAATGTGGTTTCATCTTTTATTAAACCTTGATTGAAATATCAGGTTATACCAGTATATAAAATCTCCACTAATAGGAATGTATCGGCTGACTGATTGAAATGCTGATTTCCTCACGATTTCCTTGTATTTCCTAGTAATAATTTCCTTGAGATGCTTATAATGTATATGAACATTATTTAGatataatgtaaatacatgaaaacatgcCCTAATGCACAGAATAGGACATCTGCATGTTTAATAACAAATGACATTGTAATTTTCTTGAGTTTTGCCTAATTTAGATAGAAAAACTACTGACATCTATGCCTGTTATGGGATTGTGATGCATCAAGTGCCTCAGTTAAAGTCTGagctcctctcctgtctctctggTTTCCACATTGCAGATAGTGCTGAAGAAAAGGGAGCCTTTGAACTACCTGGTGCCTGATGGCTCAGCAGGATTCTCCAGCAGACTGGCAGCCTCTCAGGATATGA
This sequence is a window from Xiphias gladius isolate SHS-SW01 ecotype Sanya breed wild chromosome 22, ASM1685928v1, whole genome shotgun sequence. Protein-coding genes within it:
- the ebag9 gene encoding receptor-binding cancer antigen expressed on SiSo cells; this translates as MAITQFRLFKICTCLASLLSFFKRLICRTGRGRKLSGDQITLPTTVDFSSSVPKQSAQPEIEEWSSWDEEAPTSIKIEGGNGNVSPPPNDVDEEPDYFKDMAPTIRKTQKIVLKKREPLNYLVPDGSAGFSSRLAASQDMMTFNPPSAELGEMDNWQEDTNAWEDESDATWEAEEVLRQQKMAEREKRSMEQQRKKMEKEAQRMMKKEQKIAVKLS